In Symmachiella dynata, the following are encoded in one genomic region:
- a CDS encoding EF-hand domain-containing protein has protein sequence MTGPHCLQVDQFYKTIGRLFSALLCFAAVMIFPATHVFAEETAASGPDHETLDLIYLAPRAPIFVRFRVRSEGQGFFTQREAYSAKLFDELDASGDGVLKEEELEKIPPVGHLVPVGGQNTAGAGNSGSADSDADGQVTREEFNAYLLAATGSPFQINSEVQSLSPGQSVNLFDRLDRDHDNRLSDDELTQAARRLRLMDFNLDEQITAGEIPLPTVFGVAQQSADTPEGQAAASLSLLKPIHRNHVDDALIRRLIQLYDKLSRGPTARRFVKDGRLSAKELGLAAEIVSPFDHNQDKLLDQQELRDFLANPQPIIEIQIQFGDESTTPVIKTVVNAESPPTAPLQFVTHENGDVFVRLNNVEFKLVASPKRPEVRAKQYRTFVRSDNDKNEYLDENEFGSAIRRFDRNQFQLVDTDGDGMIVQEEYTSFVTQQLELQKHVLNLNLASKSASLFSVVDTTADNQLDAKELAELKSKILALDRNGDGNIDRDELSGGLEMILARGDANLQQMRNRVSPTQATWGGVSRGRVVTGDRWFHKMDRNRDRRLTKREFLGPLDVFKKLDTDGNGWLDTTEADK, from the coding sequence ATGACGGGACCACATTGCTTACAAGTGGATCAATTCTACAAGACTATCGGTAGACTGTTCAGCGCGCTGCTCTGTTTTGCAGCGGTCATGATTTTTCCCGCGACTCACGTTTTTGCTGAAGAGACGGCGGCCAGTGGGCCTGACCATGAAACGTTAGATCTCATTTATTTGGCGCCCCGCGCTCCGATCTTTGTGCGATTCCGTGTCCGCAGCGAAGGCCAGGGCTTCTTCACACAGCGTGAAGCCTATTCGGCCAAACTCTTCGACGAACTCGACGCATCCGGTGACGGCGTCCTAAAAGAGGAAGAACTGGAGAAGATTCCCCCCGTCGGTCATCTGGTGCCTGTTGGTGGTCAAAACACCGCAGGAGCGGGCAATTCTGGTTCGGCGGATTCGGATGCTGACGGGCAAGTCACACGCGAAGAGTTCAATGCTTACCTCCTGGCTGCTACCGGCTCGCCGTTTCAGATAAACAGTGAAGTCCAATCCTTATCGCCCGGCCAATCAGTCAATTTGTTTGATCGCTTGGATCGCGATCATGACAATCGACTCAGCGACGACGAATTGACACAAGCCGCCCGCCGGTTGCGATTGATGGATTTCAACCTGGACGAACAAATTACGGCCGGAGAGATTCCCCTGCCAACTGTATTCGGTGTCGCGCAGCAGAGTGCCGATACCCCCGAGGGACAGGCGGCCGCCTCCCTGTCGTTATTGAAACCGATCCATCGCAACCATGTCGACGACGCACTCATCCGTCGGCTGATACAACTATATGACAAACTCAGTCGCGGGCCGACCGCGCGCCGCTTCGTCAAGGATGGGCGACTCAGTGCCAAGGAATTGGGACTGGCTGCTGAAATCGTGTCTCCCTTTGATCACAACCAGGATAAGCTCCTCGATCAACAGGAACTCCGCGATTTTCTGGCCAATCCGCAGCCGATCATCGAAATTCAAATACAGTTCGGCGACGAATCCACTACGCCTGTAATTAAAACCGTGGTCAATGCGGAATCGCCACCAACGGCGCCGCTGCAATTTGTCACACATGAGAACGGCGACGTATTCGTGCGGCTGAACAACGTCGAATTTAAGCTGGTTGCTTCTCCGAAACGGCCGGAAGTCCGCGCTAAGCAGTATCGAACCTTCGTTCGGTCTGACAATGACAAGAACGAATACCTCGATGAAAATGAGTTTGGCTCAGCGATCCGACGGTTCGACAGGAATCAATTCCAACTCGTCGATACTGATGGGGACGGCATGATCGTCCAAGAGGAATATACCTCGTTCGTAACACAGCAGTTGGAACTTCAGAAGCACGTATTGAACCTCAATCTAGCCAGCAAGAGTGCGTCGCTGTTTAGTGTTGTCGATACGACCGCTGACAACCAATTGGACGCTAAAGAATTAGCAGAACTCAAATCGAAAATTCTAGCGTTGGATCGCAACGGAGATGGCAACATAGACCGGGATGAACTGTCCGGCGGGTTGGAGATGATTCTGGCACGCGGGGATGCTAATCTTCAGCAAATGCGAAACAGAGTCTCCCCGACGCAAGCTACCTGGGGAGGGGTATCCAGGGGTCGGGTCGTCACAGGCGATCGTTGGTTTCACAAAATGGACCGCAATCGCGATCGAAGGCTTACCAAGCGGGAATTTCTCGGTCCGCTGGATGTCTTTAAGAAATTGGATACTGACGGGAATGGTTGGCTCGATACAACAGAAGCCGACAAATAG